The proteins below come from a single Jaculus jaculus isolate mJacJac1 chromosome X, mJacJac1.mat.Y.cur, whole genome shotgun sequence genomic window:
- the LOC101605009 gene encoding titin-like isoform X1, translating to MESGITAPSGHPKKYRKSPRVAVDSVNEGTSFVQETESGQLNIMASSEVPHKQTSSSPHADKGNKNCDGTSQKKPEKKRQPGPLQLPSENEGALYSKAYPVHSAAVTPPPEIPVHISRGRGKRRRQGPPLMPSENEGVLYSEIYPVHSAVATPPPEMPGHISRGRGKRRHQDPTLMPSENEGAVHSETSQEKTAIVSLPSEMPRHISNDRGKRRHTATPLVPSENEGAVLSDQSQENTAFIFSPPKIPGHISRGRGKKIDPTPPLVPSENGGAMRNKICQENPVFIFSPPKIPRNISRDKAKKTDQAPQQVPSEKEGAVGSETYPVHSEVAPPPPEVPGHISRGRGKRRCPAPPQMPSENEGTMRSETYPVHSAVSPPPPERPGHISRGRGKRRQPAPPLVPSENEGTMCSETSQENTSLAFPPPEMTRHISRGRGKRRRSAPPLVPSENEGAGQSETSHKNTAFVGSPPEMPRHISRGRGKRRCPAPPLLPSENEGTMHSETAQENTAFTFSPTEIPRHISRGRGRRRRPAPLLVPSDNESAVLSEQSQENMAFVSPAPEMTRHISRGRGKRRCQAPPMMPSENEGAMHSETYPVHSAVAPPPPGNPGHISRGRGKRRCPAPPLVPSENKGTMHSETAQENTAFVFSPPEIPRHISRGRGRRRHSAPLLVPSDNESAVISEQSQEDMGFVLPPPEMPKHISRGRGKRRRQAPPLEPSENERAVLSEQSQENMTSVFPPPEMPSHNSRGRGKRRRQAPPLVPSENESAVLIEQSQENKAFVFSPPEMPRHISRGRGKRRCPAPLLVPSENEGAMHSETYPVHSAVAPPPPGIPGHISRGRGKRRCPAPPLVPSENEGTMRSETDQENTAFAFSPPEIPRHISRGRGRRRRPAPPLVPSDNESAVLSEQSQENMTFVLPPPERQRHISRGRGKRRRPAPPLMPSANEGAVLSEQSQENTAFVFPPPEMPRHISRGRGRRRRPAPPLVPSDNESAVLSEQSQENMTFVLPPPERQRHISRGRGKRRCPAPPLVPSENEGTMRSETDQENTAFAFSPPEIPRHISRGRGRRRRPAPPLVPSDNESAVLSEQSQENMTFVLPPPERQRHISRGRGKRRCPAPPLVPSENEGTMRSETDQENTAFAFSPPEIPRHISRGRGRRRRPAPPLVPSDNESAVLSEQSQENMTFVFPPPEMPRHISRGRGKRTHSAPPLVPSVNEGAVLSEQSQENTAFVFPPPEMPRHISRGRGKRTCPAPPLVPSEKAGAVLSEQSQENTAFVFPSPEMPRHISRGRGKRRCSAPPLVPSENEGVVSSEMYLVQSIVAPPPPEMPRHTSRGRGKRTHSAPPLVPSANEGAVFSKKSQENTAFVFPPPEMPTHISRGRGKRTRPAPPLVPSENEGAGLSEQSQENTAFVLPSPEMPRHISRGRGKRRCSAPPLVPSENEGVVSSETYPVISIVATPPPEMPGHTSRGRGKRRHSAPPLVPSENEGAGLSEQSQENTAFVFPPPEMPTHISRGRGKRRRPAQPLVPSENEGAGLSEQSQENTAIVFPPPEMPMYISRGRGKRRRSSPPLVPSENEGAVLSELSQENTAFVFPPPEMPRHISRDRGKKRCRTPPLLPSENEHKMGTETAQENIAFVVPPPEMPRHISGGRGKRRHSAPPLVPSENEGAVLSEQSQENIAFVFPSPEMPRHISRGRGKKRRPTPPLVPSENEHTMRSEMAQENIAFVVPPPKMLRHISRGRGKRRHQAPPMVPSENEGAILNEQSQEDMDFVFPPPEMPRHISRGRGKRRRSAPPLVPSENEGAVLSEQSQEDMGFVFPPPEMPRHISRGRGKRRRSAPPLVPSANEGAVFSKKSQENTAFVFPPPEMPRHISRGRGKRTCPAPPLVPSEKAGAVLSEQSQENTAFVFPSPEMPRHISRGRGKRRCSAPPLVPSEIESSVLSEQSQENMGFVLLPPEMPRHIPRGRGKKRCSPPPQMPSENEGAVLSEMYPLHSTIASPPPEMPGHISRGRGKRRRPASPLMPSENEGTMRSETYPPHSAVAPPPPEMPGHISRGRGKRRRQAPPLVPSENEGTMHSEMYPVHSTVAPPPPEMPGHISRGRGKRRRPVPALMPSENEGAMRSETYPLYSAVVPPPPEMPGHISRGRGKRRRPVPALMPSENEGAIHSETYPVHSAVAPPPPEMPRHISRGRGKRRHTAPPLVPSENEGTVHSETYPVHSAVAPPPPEMPRHISRGRGKRRHPAPPLVPSENEGAVLSEHSQENTAFVFPLPEMPRHISRGRGRRKCAVPPLVPSENEGPVCSETYLVQSAVAPPPSEIPGHIFRGRGKRRRPALPLLPSENEGSVYSGTFQENMAFVFPPPEMPTHISRGRGKRRGSAPPLVPSEHEGAVHSETCQENMALVFPPPEMTMHISRGRGKRRYSAPPLVPSENEGAMCSETSQENTAFVFPSPEMPRPMSRGRGRRRLPSPPLVPSENEGTLHREMFQAHTGIAPPSPKMQANDPSSICVSAGDFTSSPAADIKLRKKKWGVSNTSSLSVPVSRDEIRDEYEDHAPSEQQSLMVPFPKVLIKQSQCSSLELQASGDHGNATSSSNMEEPGPSTSKAALVGESSSYIPPVLGMKQSLHISKINRKRQNISEKGSRGKHKSQVCSKGTNTKEPRRSVRNRQANKVPAMASSKQPCPIESGTLVWFKFQDHPFWPAVVKYVHKTNKTARVLLIDRNLKFVHRGILVPLRRLKHLECKEKETLLRRASKAYQQGISWCFSLIDHYREIRAHKSYKGSFMDYYTSRVSLRMRKAVQEGELQIDFPMVCYEDLEDWEEEETSLGRKGPYKKLLPDRMRAARDRANQKLVDFIVKSKGADQHLLDIMQGKKDSKWLTSLLSLKKSSLCTETYLEEEDQLYTVGKHLQEIFKKTDGKLLAQAGGDKVKFTMQVLLPEAIIYSIAILDELDYEAAEEKFLRGPPVHHREKDLFDKKILKDAKKKRSEVKSHS from the coding sequence ATGGAGTCAGGGATCACCGCTCCATCAGGCCAtccaaagaaatacagaaaatccCCAAGGGTGGCAGTAGACAGTGTGAATGAGGGAACATCCTTTGTTCAGGAAACAGAAAGTGGGCAACTAAATATCATGGCATCTTCAGAAGTCCCGCACAAACAAACAAGCTCAAGCCCTCACGCAGACAAGGGGAATAAAAACTGTGATGGAACATCCCAGAAGAAACCGGAGAAGAAAAGACAACCAGGCCCTCTCCAGCTGCCATCAGAGAATGAAGGTGCGCTGTACAGTAAGGCATACCCTGTACACTCAGCAGCTGTCACACCTCCACCTGAAATACCAGTGCACATCTCCAGaggtagagggaagaggagaCGCCAAGGCCCTCCACTGATGCCATCAGAAAATGAAGGTGTACTGTACAGTGAGATATACCCTGTACACTCAGCAGTTGCCACACCTCCACCTGAAATGCCAGGGCACATCTCCAGaggtagagggaagaggagacaCCAAGACCCTACACTGATGCCATCAGAGAATGAAGGTGCAGTACACAGTGAGACGTCCCAAGAGAAGACAGCAATTGTCTCCCTTCCATCTGAAATGCCAAGACACATCTCCAATGATAGAGGGAAGAGGAGACACACAGCCACTCCACTGGTACCATCAGAGAATGAAGGTGCAGTGCTCAGTGACCAATCCCAGGAGAACACAGCATTTATCTTTTCTCCACCGAAAATACCAGGGCACATCTCCAGGGGTAGAGGGAAGAAGATAGACCCCACCCCTCCACTGGTGCCATCAGAGAATGGAGGTGCAATGCGCAACAAAATATGTCAGGAGAACCCAGTATTTATCTTTTCTCCACCTAAAATACCAAGAAACATCTCCAGAGATAAGGCTAAGAAGACAGACCAAGCGCCTCAACAGGTGCCTTCAGAGAAGGAAGGTGCAGTGGGCAGTGAGACGTACCCTGTACATTCAGAAGTTGCCCCTCCTCCACCTGAAGTGCCAGGGCACATCTCCAGaggtagagggaagaggagatgcCCAGCCCCTCCACAGATGCCATCAGAGAATGAAGGTACAATGCGCAGTGAGACGTACCCTGTACATTCAGCAGTTTCCCCTCCTCCACCTGAAAGGCCAGGGCACATCTCCAGaggtagagggaagaggagacaACCAGCCCCTCCACTGGTGCCATCAGAGAATGAAGGTACAATGTGCAGTGAGACATCACAGGAGAACACATCCCTTGCCTTTCCTCCACCTGAAATGACAAGACACATCTCTAGGGGTAGAGGGAAGAGGAGACGCTCAGCCCCTCCACTAGTGCCTTCAGAGAATGAAGGTGCAGGACAGAGTGAGACGTCCCACAAGAACACAGCATTTGTTGGTTCTCCACCTGAAATGCCAAGGCATATCTCCAGGggtagagggaagaggagatgcCCAGCCCCTCCACTGCTGCCATCAGAGAATGAAGGTACAATGCACAGTGAGACGGCCCAGGAGAACACAGCATTTACCTTTTCTCCAACTGAAATACCAAGGCACATCtccagaggtagagggaggaggagacgCCCTGCCCCTCTACTGGTGCCATCAGATAATGAAAGTGCAGTGCTCAGTGAGCAATCCCAGGAAAACATGGCTTTTGTCTCGCCTGCTCCTGAAATGACAAGGCACATATCCAGGggtagagggaagaggagatgcCAAGCCCCTCCAATGATGCCATCAGAGAATGAAGGTGCAATGCACAGTGAGACGTACCCTGTACATTCAGCAGTTGCCCCTCCTCCACCTGGAAATCCAGGGCACATATCCAGaggtagagggaagaggagatgcCCAGCCCCTCCTCTGGTGCCATCAGAGAATAAAGGTACAATGCACAGTGAGACGGCCCAGGAGAACACAGCATTTGTCTTTTCTCCACCTGAAATACCAAGGCACATCtccagaggtagagggaggaggagacactCAGCCCCTCTACTGGTGCCATCAGATAATGAAAGTGCAGTGATCAGTGAGCAATCCCAGGAGGACATGGGTTTTGTCTTGCCACCACCTGAAATGCCAAAGCACATCTCCAGGGGTAGAGGGAAGAGAAGACGCCAAGCCCCTCCACTGGAGCCATCAGAGAATGAAAGAGCAGTGCTCAGTGAGCAATCCCAGGAGAACATGACTTCTGTCTTTCCTCCACCTGAAATGCCAAGTCACAACTCCAGGGGTAGAGGGAAGAGGAGACGCCAAGCCCCTCCACTGGTGCCATCAGAAAATGAAAGTGCCGTGCTAATTGAGCAATCCCAAGAGAATAAAGCATTTGTCTTTTCTCCACCTGAAATGCCAAGGCACATCTCCAGGGGTAGAGGAAAGAGGAGATGCCCAGCCCCTCTGCTGGTGCCATCAGAGAATGAAGGTGCAATGCACAGTGAGACATACCCTGTACATTCAGCAGTTGCCCCTCCTCCACCTGGAATTCCAGGGCACATATCCAGAGGTAGAGGGAAGAGAAGATGCCCAGCCCCTCCACTGGTGCCATCAGAGAATGAAGGTACGATGCGCAGTGAGACAGACCAGGAGAACACAGCATTTGCCTTTTCTCCACCTGAAATACCAAGGCACATCtccagaggtagagggaggaggagacgCCCTGCCCCTCCACTGGTGCCATCAGATAATGAAAGTGCAGTGCTCAGTGAGCAATCCCAGGAGAATATGACTTTTGTCTTACCTCCACCTGAAAGGCAAAGGCATATTTCCAGGGGTAGAGGGAAGAGGAGACGCCCGGCCCCTCCACTGATGCCATCAGCGAATGAAGGTGCAGTGCTCAGTGAGCAATCCCAGGAGAACACAGCATTTGTCTTTCCTCCACCTGAAATGCCAAGGCACATCtccagaggtagagggaggaggagacgCCCTGCCCCTCCACTGGTGCCATCAGATAATGAAAGTGCAGTGCTCAGTGAGCAATCCCAGGAGAACATGACTTTTGTCTTACCTCCACCTGAAAGGCAAAGGCATATTTCCAGGGGTAGAGGGAAGAGAAGATGCCCAGCCCCTCCACTGGTGCCATCAGAGAATGAAGGTACGATGCGCAGTGAGACAGACCAGGAGAACACAGCATTTGCCTTTTCTCCACCTGAAATACCAAGGCACATCtccagaggtagagggaggaggagacgCCCTGCCCCTCCACTGGTGCCATCAGATAATGAAAGTGCAGTGCTCAGTGAGCAATCCCAGGAGAATATGACTTTTGTCTTACCTCCACCTGAAAGGCAAAGGCATATTTCCAGGGGTAGAGGGAAGAGAAGATGCCCAGCCCCTCCACTGGTGCCATCAGAGAATGAAGGTACGATGCGCAGTGAGACAGACCAGGAGAACACAGCATTTGCCTTTTCTCCACCTGAAATACCAAGGCACATCtccagaggtagagggaggaggagacgCCCTGCCCCTCCACTGGTGCCATCAGATAATGAAAGTGCAGTGCTCAGTGAGCAATCCCAGGAGAATATGACTTTTGTCTTTCCTCCACCTGAAATGCCAAGGCACATCTCCAGAGGTAGAGGGAAGAGGACACACTCAGCCCCTCCACTGGTGCCATCAGTGAATGAAGGTGCAGTGCTCAGTGAGCAATCCCAGGAGAACACAGCATTTGTCTTTCCTCCACCTGAAATGCCAAGGCACATCTCCAGAGGTAGAGGGAAGAGGACATGCCCGGCACCTCCACTGGTGCCATCAGAGAAAGCAGGTGCAGTGCTCAGTGAGCAATCCCAGGAGAACACAGCTTTTGTCTTTCCTTCACCTGAAATGCCAAGGCACATCTCCAGGggtagagggaagaggagatgcTCAGCCCCTCCACTGGTGCCATCAGAGAATGAAGGTGTAGTTTCCAGTGAGATGTATCTTGTACAATCAATAGTTGCCCCTCCTCCCCCTGAAATGCCAAGGCACACctccagaggtagaggtaagaggacacACTCAGCCCCTCCACTGGTGCCATCAGCGAATGAAGGTGCAGTGTTCAGTAAGAAATCCCAGGAGAACACAGCATTTGTCTTTCCTCCACCTGAAATGCCAACGCACAtctccagaggcagagggaagaggacacGCCCGGCCCCTCCACTGGTGCCATCAGAGAATGAAGGTGCAGGGCTCAGTGAGCAATCCCAGGAGAACACAGCATTTGTCCTTCCTTCACCTGAAATGCCAAGGCACATCtccagagggagagggaagaggagatgcTCAGCCCCTCCACTGGTGCCATCAGAGAATGAAGGTGTAGTTTCCAGTGAAACGTACCCTGTAATATCAATAGTTGCCACTCCTCCCCCTGAAATGCCAGGGCACACctccagaggtagaggtaagaggagacACTCAGCCCCTCCACTGGTGCCATCAGAGAATGAAGGTGCAGGGCTCAGTGAGCAATCCCAGGAGAACACAGCATTTGTCTTTCCTCCACCTGAAATGCCAACGCACAtctccagaggcagagggaagaggagacgCCCAGCGCAACCACTGGTGCCATCAGAAAATGAAGGTGCCGGGCTCAGTGAGCAATCCCAGGAGAACACAGCAATTGTCTTTCCTCCACCTGAAATGCCAATGTACATCTCcagaggtagaggaaagaggaGACGCTCATCCCCACCACTGGTGCCATCAGAGAATGAAGGTGCAGTGCTCAGTGAGCTATCCCAGGAGAACACAGCTTTTGTCTTTCCTCCACCTGAAATGCCAAGGCACATCTCCAGGGATAGAGGGAAGAAGAGATGCAGAACCCCTCCACTGTTGCCATCAGAGAATGAACATAAAATGGGCACTGAGACGGCCCAGGAGAACATAGCATTTGTTGTTCCTCCACCTGAAATGCCAAGGCACATCTCAGGGGgtagagggaagaggagacaCTCAGCCCCTCCACTGGTGCCATCAGAGAATGAAGGTGCAGTGCTCAGTGAGCAATCCCAGGAGAACATAGCTTTTGTCTTTCCTTCACCTGAAATGCCAAGGCACATCTCCAGGGGTAGAGGGAAGAAGAGACGCCCAACCCCTCCACTGGTGCCATCAGAGAATGAACATACAATGCGCAGTGAGATGGCCCAGGAGAACATAGCTTTTGTCGTTCCTCCACCTAAAATGCTAAGGCACATCTccagggggagagggaagaggagacacCAAGCCCCTCCAATGGTGCCATCAGAGAATGAAGGTGCAATACTCAATGAGCAATCCCAGGAGGACATGGATTTTGTCTTTCCTCCACCTGAAATGCCAAGGCATATCTCCAGGGGTAGAGGGAAGAGGAGACGCTCAGCCCCTCCACTGGTGCCATCAGAGAATGAAGGTGCAGTGCTCAGTGAGCAATCCCAGGAGGACATGGGTTTTGTCTTTCCTCCACCTGAAATGCCAAGGCATATCTCCAGGGGTAGAGGGAAGAGGAGACGCTCAGCCCCTCCACTGGTGCCATCAGCGAATGAAGGTGCAGTGTTCAGTAAGAAATCCCAGGAGAACACAGCATTTGTCTTTCCTCCACCTGAAATGCCAAGGCACATCTCCAGAGGTAGAGGGAAGAGGACATGCCCGGCACCTCCACTGGTGCCATCAGAGAAAGCAGGTGCAGTGCTCAGTGAACAATCCCAGGAGAACACAGCTTTTGTCTTTCCTTCACCTGAAATGCCAAGGCACATCTCCAGGggtagagggaagaggagatgcTCAGCCCCTCCACTGGTGCCATCAGAGATTGAAAGTTCAGTACTCAGTGAGCAATCCCAGGAGAACATGGGTTTTGTCCTTCTTCCACCTGAAATGCCAAGGCACATCCCAAGGGGTAGAGGGAAGAAGAGATGCTCACCCCCTCCACAGATGCCATCAGAGAATGAAGGTGCAGTGCTCAGTGAAATGTATCCTCTACACTCAACAATTGCCTCTCCTCCACCTGAAATGCCAGGGCACATCTCCAGaggtagagggaagaggagaCGCCCAGCCTCTCCACTGATGCCATCAGAGAATGAAGGTACAATGCGCAGTGAGACGTACCCTCCACACTCAGCAGTTGCCCCTCCTCCACCTGAAATGCCAGGGCACATCTCCAGaggtagagggaagaggagaCGCCAAGCCCCTCCATTGGTGCCATCAGAGAATGAAGGTACAATGCACAGTGAGATGTACCCTGTACATTCAACAGTTGCTCCTCCTCCACCTGAAATGCCAGGGCACATCTCCAGaggtagagggaagaggagaCGCCCTGTCCCTGCACTGATGCCATCGGAGAATGAAGGTGCAATGCGCAGTGAGACGTACCCTCTATACTCAGCAGTTGTCCCTCCTCCACCTGAAATGCCAGGGCACATCTCCAGaggtagagggaagaggagaCGCCCTGTCCCTGCACTGATGCCATCAGAGAATGAAGGTGCAATACACAGTGAGACGTACCCTGTACACTCAGCTGTTGCCCCTCCTCCACCTGAAATGCCAAGGCACATCTCTAGAGGTAGAGGGAAGAGAAGACACACTGCCCCTCCACTGGTGCCATCAGAGAATGAAGGTACAGTGCACAGTGAGACGTACCCTGTACACTCAGCAGTTGCCCCTCCTCCACCTGAAATGCCAAGGCACATCTcaaggggaagagggaagaggagacacCCCGCCCCTCCACTGGTGCCATCAGAGAATGAAGGTGCAGTGCTCAGTGAGCACTCCCAGGAGAACACAgcttttgtctttcctcttcctgAAATGCCAAGGCACATCTcaaggggcagagggaggaggaaatgcGCAGTGCCTCCACTGGTGCCATCAGAGAATGAAGGTCCAGTTTGCAGTGAGACATACCTTGTACAATCAGCAGTTGCCCCTCCCCCATCTGAAATTCCTGGGCACATCTTCAGaggtagagggaagaggagaCGCCCAGCCCTTCCACTGTTGCCATCAGAGAATGAAGGTTCAGTGTATAGTGGAACATTCCAGGAGAACATGGCTTTTGTCTTTCCTCCACCTGAAATGCCAACACACATCTCCAGGggtagagggaagaggagaggctcAGCCCCTCCACTGGTGCCATCAGAGCATGAAGGTGCAGTGCATAGTGAGACGTGCCAGGAGAACATGGCTCTTGTCTTTCCTCCACCTGAAATGACAATGCACATCTCCAGGggtagagggaagaggagataCTCAGCCCCTCCACTGGTGCCCTCAGAGAATGAAGGTGCAATGTGCAGTGAGACGTCCCAGGAGAACACAGCATTTGTCTTTCCTTCACCTGAAATGCCAAGGCCCATGTCcaggggtagagggaggaggagactCCCATCTCCTCCACTGGTACCATCAGAGAATGAAGGTACACTGCATCGTGAGATGTTCCAGGCACACACAGGCATTGCACCTCCTTCACCCAAAATGCAAGCAAATGATCCTTCAAGCATTTGTGTATCGGCAGGTGATTTTACATCTTCACCAGCTGCTGATAtaaaactgagaaagaaaaagtggggcGTCTCAAATACCAGTTCCTTGAGTGTGCCTGTCTCCAGGGATGAGATCAGGGATGAGTATGAAGATCATGCTCCATCTGAGCAGCAGAGTCTCATGGTCCCCTTTCCAAAAGTTCTCATAAAACAATCACAGTGCTCCAGCCTAGAACTCCAAGCTAGTGGAGACCATGGGAATGCTACCAGCTCAAGCAACATGGAAGAGCCGGGCCCTAGTACTTCAAAAGCAGCCTTGGTAGGGGAATCATCATCTTATATACCCCCAGTCCTGGGTATGAAGCAGTCACTGCATATTTCAAAGATAAATAGGAAGCGCCAAAATATATCTGAGAAGGGAAGTCGAGGAAAACATAAATCTCAAGTGTGCTCAAAGGGAACTAACACCAAGGAACCTCGGAGAAGCGTCAGAAACCGACAGGCGAACAAAGTCCCAGCCATGGCTTCTTCCAAGCAGCCATGTCCTATTGAAAGTGGGACACTTGTCTGGTTTAAATTTCAAGATCATCCATTTTGGCCAGCGGTGGTCAAGTATGTCCACAAAACCAATAAGACAGCCAGAGTGTTGTTAATCGACCGTAACCTGAAGTTTGTCCACAGGGGCATCCTTGTCCCTCTTCGTAGATTAAAACACCTGGAATGTAAGGAGAAGGAAACACTCCTCCGGAGAGCCAGTAAAGCCTACCAGCAAGGTATCAGCTGGTGTTTCTCACTGATTGACCACTACAGAGAGATCAGAGCTCACAAGTCTTACAAGGGGTCCTTCATGGACTATTACACTTCCAGGGTAAGTCTTCGCATGCGCAAAGCTGTCCAAGAAGGCGAACTGCAAATTGATTTTCCAATGGTATGCTATGAGGACCTAGAAgactgggaggaggaggagacctcTCTAGGCAGGAAGGGGCCCTACAAGAAACTCCTGCCTGACCGTATGAGGGCTGCTCGGGACCGAGCCAACCAGAAGCTTGTAGACTTCATAGTGAAGAGTAAAGGTGCTGACCAACACCTGCTGGACATCATGCAGGGCAAGAAAGATTCCAAATGGCTGACATCCCTTTTAAGTTTAAAGAAGAGTAGTTTATGTACGGAGACTTACCTGGAGGAAGAGGATCAATTATATACAGTGGGCAAACATTTACAAGAAATCTTCAAGAAAACAGACGGGAAACTGCTCGCTCAGGCAGGAGGAGACAAAGTGAAATTTACCATGCAAGTTCTTCTCCCAGAAGCCATCATTTATTCCATTGCTATCCTGGATGAGCTCGATTATGAGGCAGCAGAAGAGAAGTTTCTACGTGGCCCACCTGTGCATCACCGTGAAAAAGATCTATTTGACAAGAAAATCTTAAAGGATGCTAAGAAGAAGAGATCAGAAGTCAAGAGTCATTCTTAA